Proteins found in one Isachenkonia alkalipeptolytica genomic segment:
- a CDS encoding MATE family efflux transporter, with the protein MKKTHVKGLLIIALPLMIQNTLRGLLGSVDKLFVGQLGEQAIAGVGGSNQLFSLFLTIFMAISAGLSILLSQYLGGKKIHKFGKLFSTMLSTGLMIGVLVTVLFRFRGEVFLTWLNISGGALEEATAYFSVIALSTTLLLLSASFSGVFLALKKNTYPMVATFISMGINTMLNAYFIFVLEWGVTGVAYATLISRALEFGILLFLVKGYLRKLNIPFRPGFDPLLFKVLVSISVPMALDGAAWQLAMTVYTRIIFTIGVQEVAVYEILKIFQTITLTAISAMAAANVGIVGAELGGGAFQRAKEKANAGILTAFIVATGLNIIIFTFSREIFSLFNLEETTLNMGLRAVPLVLIIIYTQILNVIFPYILRSGGDTWANLWITIFGFWALQIPLAWLLGIRLEMGIQGVLYSMLVAEGVKGTLFYLRYRQGNWLKNLAREN; encoded by the coding sequence ATGAAAAAAACACATGTAAAGGGGTTACTGATCATTGCCCTGCCCTTAATGATACAAAACACCCTGCGGGGCCTGTTGGGCTCCGTGGATAAATTATTCGTGGGCCAGCTGGGAGAACAGGCCATTGCAGGTGTTGGTGGATCCAATCAGCTCTTTAGCTTATTTTTGACCATATTCATGGCGATTTCTGCGGGGCTTTCCATTCTATTGTCCCAATACCTGGGGGGAAAGAAAATCCATAAGTTTGGGAAACTGTTTTCCACAATGCTGAGCACGGGACTGATGATCGGTGTACTGGTCACGGTGCTTTTTCGTTTCCGTGGGGAGGTTTTTCTTACCTGGCTAAACATTTCCGGGGGAGCTTTGGAGGAGGCCACGGCCTATTTCTCGGTTATCGCCCTGTCCACCACCCTGTTACTGCTCTCCGCCAGCTTTTCCGGAGTCTTTCTGGCCCTTAAGAAAAACACCTATCCCATGGTGGCCACCTTCATTTCCATGGGGATCAATACAATGCTGAATGCCTACTTTATTTTTGTGCTGGAGTGGGGGGTTACGGGAGTGGCGTACGCCACCTTGATCTCAAGAGCCCTGGAGTTTGGGATTTTGCTCTTTTTGGTCAAGGGATATTTACGAAAGCTTAACATTCCCTTTCGACCGGGTTTTGATCCCCTGCTGTTTAAAGTGCTGGTGTCCATAAGCGTGCCCATGGCCTTGGACGGTGCCGCCTGGCAGCTGGCCATGACGGTGTATACCCGGATTATTTTCACCATCGGGGTTCAGGAAGTGGCGGTTTATGAAATTTTAAAGATTTTTCAAACCATTACCTTAACCGCCATTTCCGCAATGGCAGCGGCCAACGTGGGGATTGTCGGCGCCGAACTGGGGGGCGGTGCCTTTCAAAGGGCCAAGGAAAAAGCCAATGCGGGGATCCTCACCGCCTTTATTGTGGCTACGGGACTAAATATAATTATTTTTACTTTTTCCAGAGAAATTTTCAGTCTTTTCAATTTGGAAGAGACCACCCTGAATATGGGATTGCGGGCGGTTCCCTTAGTACTGATTATTATTTATACCCAGATTCTTAATGTGATCTTTCCCTATATTCTCCGAAGCGGCGGGGATACCTGGGCGAATCTATGGATTACCATTTTCGGGTTTTGGGCCCTGCAGATTCCTCTGGCCTGGCTCCTGGGAATCCGACTGGAAATGGGAATCCAAGGGGTACTCTACAGCATGCTTGTGGCGGAAGGGGTTAAGGGAACCCTGTTTTATCTTCGCTACCGTCAAGGGAACTGGCTGAAGAATCTGGCGAGGGAAAATTGA